In Paenibacillus guangzhouensis, a single window of DNA contains:
- a CDS encoding ABC transporter permease, with translation MGIPLLRFLFRKMWNTRWMTLSTLLGLIVAVSFTVSIPMYADGSLKRVVAKSLQEKSDGLPAGSLLLRYQAPGGTKTDINSLKSVDDFIREQIPIEIGFPHHVYVSNKGIRATEISPAEGTNVDTSRARTMSLGALTGLSDKTEIALGKMYSDAHDGDIVEAVILDEAMYRNDLHVGDVFEYPIYSGLDLVLKVKIVGTVKPKDDTDAYWYQGQESLMNTFFISDKVFNDYILKESKVPLNQASWYYAFDLREVKTSQLTPLGNTLDRLKIELYQHLKDTKMEMSFADVLDEFKVQSLQLQTLLFTLAAPMIAMVFYFIAMNARQALDKQRSDIAVLRSRGAGTRQITMMYLIEGIFLGIIALIIGPFVGWFMAKSIGSANGFLTFVDRQSIPVGLNSQAILYGAVAVLIAIIASVIPAVVFARASIVSYKQKLARSDQKPFWQRWFLDIVLLGLAGYGYYMFNQRQLLTFQTGMTTDQLQVNPFLFFVPALSIFAFGLFFLRLFPWILRFVTWVAKKVLPVPLYLTITQLSRSATSYYPLMILLILTLGLGVYNASAARTIDTNSTERTLYKYGADVIMQAVWEGYAEVNPDDQKNGGGKGGQPGQGQGQKPSKIIYNEPPFEVFKHLKGVEAATRVLETKGSVSVSGTSIGNGNILGIDNVDFSKVAWFRNDLFPVHPFNYLNLLGSYENAVIIPSNVASKYQIKPGDIVNISLQNQPIEFVVVGVLPYWPTQYPKQTPFFITNLDYIYDQVPLIPYKVWLKMEPKALVAPLIDELAKNNIELATIDDVRTELVKQNKHPQRGGVFGILSLGFLVSVIISLIGYLLYWFFNLSGRVVQFGVLRAMGLSRKQLTGMLLLEQIFTAGLSIVLGVLIGKLSSILFLPFLQTTENVNMQVPPFRIVFENKDTTQLYIVVGVMMLTGAALLFMHIRRLRVHQAVKMGEER, from the coding sequence ATGGGTATTCCACTGCTTCGATTCTTGTTCCGCAAAATGTGGAACACCCGTTGGATGACGTTAAGCACGCTGTTAGGCCTTATTGTTGCCGTATCGTTCACGGTGAGTATTCCGATGTATGCGGACGGTTCGCTCAAGCGCGTTGTAGCGAAGTCACTCCAAGAGAAAAGCGACGGTCTGCCTGCCGGATCGCTATTATTAAGATATCAGGCACCAGGCGGTACGAAGACAGACATCAACTCGTTGAAGTCCGTTGATGATTTTATTCGTGAGCAGATTCCGATCGAGATTGGATTCCCGCATCACGTTTATGTCAGCAACAAAGGCATTCGGGCAACGGAAATATCGCCTGCCGAAGGGACCAATGTCGATACGAGCCGGGCTCGTACGATGTCGCTCGGCGCGCTGACAGGGCTGTCGGATAAGACGGAGATTGCGCTAGGCAAGATGTACTCCGATGCTCATGACGGTGATATCGTCGAGGCGGTTATCCTCGATGAGGCGATGTATCGGAACGACCTACACGTAGGCGATGTTTTCGAATATCCCATATACAGCGGTCTGGATCTCGTATTGAAGGTGAAGATTGTCGGTACCGTGAAGCCCAAGGATGATACGGATGCATATTGGTACCAAGGGCAAGAAAGCCTCATGAATACGTTCTTTATCAGCGACAAGGTATTTAATGACTATATACTCAAAGAATCTAAAGTCCCGTTAAATCAAGCGAGCTGGTATTATGCGTTTGATCTTCGGGAAGTGAAGACGAGTCAGCTTACGCCGCTTGGCAATACGCTTGACCGTCTCAAAATCGAGCTCTACCAGCATCTGAAGGATACGAAGATGGAAATGTCCTTCGCTGATGTGCTGGATGAGTTTAAGGTGCAGAGCCTGCAGCTTCAGACCTTGCTCTTCACGCTCGCGGCGCCAATGATCGCGATGGTCTTCTATTTCATTGCGATGAATGCAAGGCAGGCACTGGATAAGCAGCGCAGCGATATCGCGGTGCTGCGAAGCCGGGGTGCCGGCACGCGACAGATTACGATGATGTATCTCATTGAAGGGATATTCCTCGGGATTATCGCCTTGATCATCGGACCTTTCGTCGGATGGTTCATGGCGAAGAGCATCGGTTCTGCGAATGGATTCTTGACCTTCGTCGATCGTCAATCGATTCCAGTGGGATTGAACTCGCAGGCGATCCTATACGGCGCAGTTGCCGTGTTGATTGCGATTATCGCTAGTGTTATCCCAGCGGTTGTGTTCGCACGGGCCTCGATCGTTAGCTATAAGCAGAAGCTGGCGCGTTCAGATCAGAAGCCGTTCTGGCAGCGTTGGTTCCTGGATATCGTCTTGCTGGGGCTAGCAGGCTACGGCTACTACATGTTTAACCAAAGACAGCTGTTAACGTTCCAGACTGGGATGACGACGGATCAATTGCAAGTCAATCCGTTTTTGTTCTTCGTACCGGCGTTATCGATATTTGCGTTCGGTTTGTTCTTCCTGCGGTTATTCCCATGGATATTACGGTTCGTGACATGGGTTGCGAAAAAAGTGCTTCCGGTACCATTGTATCTGACGATTACGCAGCTATCACGCTCAGCGACATCGTATTATCCGCTCATGATCTTGCTAATTCTAACGCTCGGACTCGGGGTCTATAATGCATCCGCAGCCCGGACGATCGATACGAACTCGACAGAACGTACCTTGTACAAATATGGTGCAGACGTCATTATGCAAGCAGTGTGGGAAGGTTATGCGGAAGTGAATCCGGATGATCAGAAGAATGGCGGAGGCAAAGGCGGTCAGCCTGGGCAAGGTCAAGGCCAGAAGCCAAGTAAAATTATTTACAACGAGCCACCGTTTGAAGTATTTAAGCATTTGAAAGGGGTCGAGGCGGCAACACGCGTGCTCGAGACCAAGGGAAGCGTTAGTGTGTCGGGGACATCCATCGGCAATGGTAACATCCTTGGTATAGATAACGTGGACTTCTCCAAAGTCGCATGGTTCCGGAACGACTTGTTCCCTGTTCATCCGTTTAATTATTTGAACTTGCTGGGCTCGTATGAGAACGCGGTCATTATTCCATCGAATGTGGCAAGCAAGTACCAGATCAAACCTGGCGATATCGTGAACATCTCGCTTCAGAATCAACCGATCGAATTCGTGGTTGTAGGCGTTCTGCCGTATTGGCCGACCCAGTATCCGAAGCAGACACCGTTTTTCATAACGAATCTGGACTATATCTATGATCAAGTTCCGCTCATTCCATACAAAGTATGGTTGAAAATGGAGCCGAAAGCTCTTGTAGCTCCGCTCATCGACGAGCTGGCGAAGAATAACATCGAGCTTGCGACTATTGATGATGTTCGCACAGAGCTGGTCAAGCAGAATAAGCATCCGCAGCGCGGCGGCGTGTTCGGCATCTTAAGTCTCGGCTTCCTTGTATCTGTCATTATTTCATTAATCGGATATTTATTGTATTGGTTCTTCAATCTATCGGGACGTGTCGTTCAGTTCGGCGTATTGCGGGCGATGGGACTATCCAGGAAGCAACTGACAGGTATGCTGCTCTTAGAGCAGATTTTCACAGCCGGATTGTCCATTGTGCTCGGGGTATTGATCGGTAAGTTATCGAGTATTCTGTTCTTGCCGTTCCTTCAGACGACGGAAAATGTCAATATGCAGGTGCCACCGTTCCGTATTGTATTCGAAAATAAAGATACGACGCAGTTGTATATTGTTGTAGGCGTCATGATGCTGACAGGGGCTGCGCTCTTGTTCATGCATATCCGTCGATTGCGCGTGCATCAAGCCGTCAAAATGGGAGAGGAGCGTTAA
- a CDS encoding ABC transporter ATP-binding protein, with the protein MIHCEGLVKIFKTDDLEVVALQGLNISVKEGEMMAIIGNSGSGKSTMLNILGGLDRPSAGQVRVGEWDLLKITDEQLVQYKRNTVGFIWQNNARNLLPYLTAIENVEMPMMLSGKVDRAYAKQLLEWVGLKERMYNKLHQLSGGEQQRVAIAISLANRPRLLLADEPTGSVDTQTSDSIMAIFRRLNQELGVTIVIVTHDLSLAEKVDRVVAIRDGLTSTEFIKRNPNLDQGEEALLGHGALQQVHEAYVVVDRVGRLQVPKEYLQALQIKDKASMEFDGEQIIIRSPKSLEG; encoded by the coding sequence ATGATTCATTGCGAAGGACTTGTCAAAATTTTTAAAACGGACGATCTGGAAGTCGTTGCGCTCCAAGGCTTGAATATATCCGTGAAGGAAGGCGAGATGATGGCGATCATCGGGAACAGCGGCAGCGGGAAATCGACGATGCTCAATATTCTCGGTGGGCTGGATCGCCCTTCGGCGGGCCAAGTGCGCGTCGGCGAGTGGGATTTGCTTAAGATTACAGATGAGCAGCTCGTTCAGTATAAACGCAATACGGTCGGGTTCATCTGGCAGAATAATGCCCGGAACCTGCTCCCTTATCTGACCGCGATCGAGAATGTCGAGATGCCGATGATGCTCAGCGGTAAGGTAGACCGTGCCTATGCCAAGCAATTGCTGGAATGGGTCGGTCTGAAAGAGCGGATGTATAACAAGCTGCATCAGCTCTCCGGGGGGGAACAGCAGCGTGTGGCCATTGCCATTTCGCTCGCGAACCGACCTAGGTTGCTGCTAGCCGACGAGCCGACGGGTTCCGTCGATACGCAGACCTCGGACAGCATCATGGCCATTTTCCGCAGGCTGAATCAAGAGCTGGGTGTTACGATCGTTATCGTTACCCATGATCTATCGCTCGCGGAGAAGGTGGATCGCGTGGTCGCTATCCGAGATGGTCTGACCAGTACGGAGTTCATCAAGCGTAACCCGAACTTGGACCAAGGGGAAGAAGCGTTATTAGGCCATGGTGCGCTGCAGCAGGTTCATGAAGCGTACGTGGTCGTAGACCGGGTTGGACGTTTGCAGGTGCCCAAAGAGTACCTACAAGCTCTGCAAATTAAAGATAAAGCATCAATGGAGTTCGATGGGGAACAGATCATTATTCGATCACCCAAATCATTGGAGGGATAA
- a CDS encoding ABC transporter substrate-binding protein — MKTKWSKKLLMVTLTLSLFAPVLAACGNSEEKEAGQEKVLRIGTIYSYGGDDSYLRQQYTDIYEYTHPNVKIEFVSAIDNSNYRYEEPKPDQKQPDPFEETKKLLSGPNAPDVMIMDTTVYKKLVRENMLKQMDPMIQQDKFDTTDIVPTVIDGIKDLGDNNIYGLAPTFGSSALFYNKKFFTQNNIEPPKDGMTWEDVFTLARRLKSGDGASRKFGLQLNRWSGDPFYDMTGTYLSALQLRMFDDKGDKMTVDTPAWEKAWSTFAKLVSEKVIPTQKDLQDDSSNGRYNPLQSDSFLSGKTAMTIADYSYVNDILDANKNASKIKNFEKLDWDVVTLPTHPEAPGIGGNIYLNNLMGINAKAQNDKDAWDFIKFLNSEEWAKLKSRSSYEIVSRKKYIQPKDGLNYNIAAFYTLKPAAPNNQEMDLYNKYPNIYQVQEKGRELFQQVLDGKKSSADGLKEWQKEGDKLLVEMKKNPGKPIGGGGEVMNGSTTEVVPAG, encoded by the coding sequence ATGAAGACAAAGTGGAGTAAGAAACTGTTAATGGTAACGTTAACGTTATCATTGTTCGCTCCGGTTCTTGCTGCTTGCGGCAATAGCGAGGAAAAAGAAGCGGGACAAGAGAAAGTATTGCGGATTGGTACGATCTACAGCTACGGAGGCGATGACTCTTACCTGCGCCAGCAATATACAGATATCTATGAGTACACGCATCCGAACGTGAAAATTGAGTTCGTATCTGCGATCGACAATAGCAACTATCGTTACGAAGAGCCGAAGCCGGATCAGAAGCAACCAGATCCTTTCGAAGAGACGAAGAAGCTGCTCTCCGGTCCGAATGCTCCGGATGTCATGATTATGGATACGACGGTATACAAGAAGTTGGTTCGCGAGAACATGTTGAAACAGATGGATCCAATGATTCAACAAGATAAATTTGATACAACGGATATTGTTCCGACAGTAATCGATGGTATTAAAGATTTGGGCGACAACAATATTTATGGCCTAGCGCCAACGTTCGGTTCATCGGCCTTATTCTATAACAAGAAATTCTTTACGCAGAACAATATCGAACCGCCGAAAGACGGCATGACTTGGGAAGATGTCTTCACGCTTGCGCGCCGCCTGAAATCCGGTGATGGCGCCAGCAGAAAGTTCGGGCTACAGTTGAACCGTTGGTCGGGAGATCCGTTCTATGATATGACTGGTACCTACCTGTCTGCGCTTCAGCTGCGCATGTTCGACGACAAGGGCGACAAGATGACCGTAGATACACCGGCATGGGAGAAGGCTTGGAGCACATTCGCAAAGCTTGTATCCGAGAAAGTGATTCCAACGCAAAAAGATTTGCAGGATGACTCATCCAATGGACGTTACAACCCGCTGCAAAGCGATAGCTTCTTGTCCGGCAAAACAGCAATGACGATTGCGGACTACAGCTATGTGAACGATATTCTTGATGCGAACAAAAATGCATCCAAAATTAAAAACTTTGAGAAATTGGATTGGGACGTTGTTACCCTTCCTACGCATCCAGAAGCGCCTGGTATTGGCGGCAACATCTATCTGAACAACTTGATGGGGATCAATGCCAAAGCTCAGAACGATAAAGATGCTTGGGACTTCATCAAATTCTTGAACAGTGAAGAATGGGCGAAGTTGAAATCCCGCAGCAGCTATGAGATTGTCTCCCGTAAGAAATATATTCAACCGAAAGACGGTTTAAACTATAACATTGCAGCATTCTATACGCTTAAGCCTGCAGCACCGAATAATCAAGAGATGGATCTATACAACAAATACCCTAACATTTATCAAGTACAAGAGAAGGGTAGAGAGCTCTTCCAACAGGTACTGGATGGCAAGAAATCTTCTGCAGACGGATTAAAAGAGTGGCAGAAAGAGGGCGACAAGCTGCTTGTCGAGATGAAGAAGAACCCAGGTAAGCCTATTGGCGGCGGTGGGGAAGTTATGAACGGCAGCACGACGGAAGTTGTGCCAGCAGGATAA
- a CDS encoding phosphatidylinositol kinase: MNTNYQQICWSCMNKYVGITTTDGHSYDGFITHVDDEYVTLAIPTNEMMSGMPANARTYRQFGFFPGFFPRRRFFQRRIPFFLFSDLFLLPFFI; encoded by the coding sequence GTGAATACGAATTATCAACAAATCTGCTGGAGCTGCATGAATAAATATGTAGGTATAACCACGACGGATGGTCACTCGTATGATGGGTTTATCACTCATGTGGACGATGAGTATGTCACCCTCGCGATACCAACCAATGAGATGATGAGCGGGATGCCGGCAAATGCTCGGACCTATAGACAATTCGGTTTTTTCCCTGGGTTTTTCCCACGACGTCGCTTCTTTCAACGCCGAATTCCATTTTTCTTATTTAGCGATTTGTTCCTGCTTCCGTTCTTCATCTGA
- a CDS encoding LysR family transcriptional regulator translates to MELLQLQYFRTVARLEHMTRAAQELRVAQPALSKTIARLEEDVGVPLFDRLGRQIKLNMFGRVFLEKAEAALHLLEEGKRQVNDMAGMAQGSIYVATPTMNRLSSPVGAFLAKFPDIQFHLSQTTTEEIPPLLESGQIDFSFSGLPINRPGIYELPIMKEEVFLAVPSNHKFAERTHISMQEVANEPFIGYKLDHVYRQRDDDIFKRAGLIPNYVCDVNEPSAKLSLIRAGLGIAFIGACNKSDDASLGDLTLLTIDSPSFKSSFQLAWHEKHYLSRAAQAFRDFIIAYYQNSEPLQAEQETTPSAQT, encoded by the coding sequence ATGGAGCTGCTGCAGCTTCAATATTTTCGTACGGTTGCTAGACTCGAACATATGACCCGAGCGGCGCAAGAATTACGCGTTGCGCAACCAGCGCTCAGCAAGACGATCGCAAGGCTAGAAGAGGATGTAGGCGTTCCTTTATTTGACCGTCTAGGGCGACAAATAAAGCTGAATATGTTCGGCAGAGTGTTTCTAGAGAAGGCGGAGGCCGCTTTACATTTGCTGGAGGAAGGTAAAAGACAAGTCAATGATATGGCGGGGATGGCTCAAGGAAGCATTTATGTTGCAACCCCAACGATGAATCGATTATCCAGCCCCGTTGGGGCTTTTCTAGCGAAATTTCCGGACATTCAATTTCACCTCTCTCAGACGACAACCGAAGAGATCCCGCCGCTGCTGGAGAGCGGACAAATCGACTTTTCCTTCTCCGGCTTGCCAATCAATCGCCCTGGCATTTACGAGTTGCCCATTATGAAGGAAGAAGTATTTCTCGCCGTTCCTTCGAATCACAAATTTGCGGAGCGTACGCATATTAGCATGCAAGAGGTTGCCAATGAGCCCTTTATCGGCTACAAGCTGGATCATGTGTATCGTCAGCGGGACGATGATATCTTCAAACGTGCGGGACTCATCCCGAACTACGTGTGCGACGTCAACGAACCTAGCGCCAAATTAAGCTTAATCCGTGCAGGGCTCGGCATCGCATTCATCGGCGCCTGCAATAAAAGCGATGATGCTTCACTCGGAGATCTCACCCTGCTGACCATCGACTCCCCCAGCTTCAAGAGCTCTTTCCAGCTCGCTTGGCATGAGAAACACTATCTCTCCCGGGCAGCACAAGCGTTTCGGGATTTTATCATTGCATATTACCAAAATTCAGAGCCATTGCAGGCGGAGCAAGAGACGACCCCATCAGCACAAACCTAA
- a CDS encoding MFS transporter, whose amino-acid sequence MENRDTENSAQALQLGRSRDKLIRIFAVTLVIAVMSATLFNIVLPDIRAQFGLSFAQVSWMSSAYLVVYAIGSVVYGKLADMYKLKAVSTCGLMIMAIGSLIGLIAQN is encoded by the coding sequence ATGGAGAATCGTGATACAGAAAACTCAGCACAGGCGCTTCAGCTAGGGCGCAGCCGTGATAAGCTGATTCGTATATTTGCAGTTACGCTCGTGATCGCTGTCATGAGTGCGACGCTTTTTAATATTGTGCTTCCTGATATTCGGGCGCAATTCGGTTTATCTTTTGCGCAAGTAAGCTGGATGTCGTCGGCCTACCTGGTGGTCTATGCGATTGGGTCCGTCGTATATGGCAAGCTTGCGGACATGTATAAGTTAAAAGCAGTGAGTACGTGCGGACTTATGATCATGGCTATCGGCTCGTTAATCGGACTTATTGCACAGAATTAG
- a CDS encoding MFS transporter, with the protein MRTYDHGYRLVNRTYCTELGVLLAGRVMQAAGAAVIPALSGMIPIRYFPSEERGKAIGIAVSSLAVGGVLGPVVSALIVSVVHWRWLFCLPLLVILVLPLFRKYLDDSPGHGGKVDWIGGNLLAGFVIFLILSMSFGAVELTSVSLLCFLLLIWRVRVTGDPFVQPKLFRHRKYTMGLLLAFVITGIGYSVPFLTPQMLGEVYRLPPGWIGLSMVPAALASALLGRKGGKIVDSKGSQVLFYSATVLMLLCFFLISTFAGVSPLWISVFLILGNVGQSFMLIAISHSISQTLPQEHAGIGTGLQSLMNFMSGAIAASFYGTMVDHGAERGWNPWNGHEGVQVFSNIYLAASLAIVIVGILYFVFFRKRIGPEGKMPQIKTHG; encoded by the coding sequence GTGCGGACTTATGATCATGGCTATCGGCTCGTTAATCGGACTTATTGCACAGAATTAGGGGTGCTGCTTGCGGGCAGGGTTATGCAAGCCGCTGGAGCAGCGGTCATTCCTGCCTTAAGCGGAATGATTCCCATTCGGTATTTTCCGTCGGAAGAACGGGGGAAGGCGATCGGAATAGCCGTATCTTCGCTTGCCGTGGGCGGTGTATTAGGTCCAGTTGTCTCCGCCTTAATCGTAAGCGTTGTTCATTGGAGATGGCTGTTCTGTCTCCCCTTGTTGGTTATTCTGGTATTGCCTCTATTTCGTAAGTATTTGGACGATTCACCAGGTCATGGAGGAAAGGTGGACTGGATCGGTGGCAATCTGTTGGCAGGGTTCGTCATTTTCTTAATCTTGTCGATGTCATTCGGTGCTGTGGAACTTACGAGTGTAAGCTTACTCTGTTTTCTCCTATTGATTTGGAGAGTGAGGGTGACGGGGGACCCATTCGTGCAGCCGAAATTGTTTCGTCATAGAAAATATACGATGGGATTATTGCTGGCTTTCGTTATTACAGGGATCGGCTATTCAGTGCCTTTTCTAACGCCGCAAATGCTCGGTGAGGTTTATCGTCTGCCGCCTGGTTGGATCGGTCTATCCATGGTGCCTGCGGCTTTGGCATCTGCCTTGTTAGGGCGCAAAGGGGGTAAAATTGTAGATTCGAAAGGTAGTCAGGTTTTATTTTATTCAGCGACGGTGCTGATGTTGTTATGCTTCTTCTTGATCTCAACCTTCGCGGGCGTGTCTCCATTATGGATCTCCGTATTTCTCATCTTGGGAAATGTAGGTCAATCATTCATGCTGATTGCGATCTCCCACAGCATATCACAGACGCTGCCGCAAGAGCATGCTGGCATTGGGACAGGGCTGCAATCCTTGATGAATTTTATGTCTGGAGCGATTGCCGCGAGCTTCTACGGTACAATGGTTGATCATGGCGCGGAAAGAGGATGGAATCCCTGGAATGGACATGAAGGGGTGCAAGTATTCAGTAATATTTATTTGGCTGCATCTTTGGCTATTGTGATCGTGGGTATCTTGTATTTTGTCTTCTTTCGCAAACGGATCGGGCCTGAGGGGAAAATGCCGCAAATAAAAACACATGGATGA
- a CDS encoding NADP-dependent oxidoreductase, which translates to MKAIGITEFGAPEVLQVMNVEIVPPGSGEVRVKVKAAGVQPVDAAVRKGFSPPGTVVTVGTIPGNEFAGIIDQIGEGVSQFQVGDEVLGFRLLGSYADYVIVSEEQIVHKPSRMPWEVAGGLSGAGQTAVTALELLDVSQGDTVLINGAAGAVGTIAVQVARAFGASVIGTASEANQEYLLSLGAIPVIYGEGLSERLRALAPEGIHAAVDAAGGDGLRVACEFVLDKSRVGTIVAFDVASELGIRAIRSQRSKARLAKLIDLYDAGKLSIHIREAFPMERAADAHTVVEKGHGRGKVVLVMM; encoded by the coding sequence ATAAAAGCCATTGGGATTACTGAATTCGGAGCGCCCGAAGTGCTCCAAGTGATGAATGTTGAAATCGTGCCCCCTGGTTCTGGAGAAGTGCGGGTGAAGGTGAAGGCGGCGGGGGTTCAGCCGGTGGATGCGGCAGTGAGGAAAGGATTCTCCCCGCCTGGGACGGTAGTTACGGTTGGGACGATCCCAGGCAATGAGTTCGCCGGTATCATTGATCAGATTGGTGAGGGCGTATCGCAATTTCAAGTCGGGGACGAGGTGCTTGGTTTTCGTCTATTGGGGAGTTACGCAGATTATGTGATCGTGAGCGAAGAACAGATTGTGCATAAACCGTCGAGGATGCCTTGGGAAGTTGCAGGAGGGTTATCCGGAGCGGGCCAGACAGCGGTTACGGCGCTAGAATTGCTAGATGTCAGCCAAGGGGATACAGTGTTGATCAATGGTGCAGCCGGAGCGGTAGGAACGATAGCGGTGCAAGTTGCACGGGCGTTCGGGGCCTCGGTCATCGGAACGGCGAGTGAAGCCAATCAGGAATATTTGCTTTCGCTGGGTGCGATACCTGTGATCTATGGTGAAGGGCTATCTGAGCGACTTCGCGCGCTTGCGCCAGAAGGCATACACGCAGCTGTGGATGCTGCAGGGGGCGATGGTCTGCGCGTTGCATGCGAGTTCGTCCTGGATAAGAGCCGAGTCGGCACGATTGTTGCGTTCGATGTGGCTAGTGAGCTTGGAATTCGCGCAATACGCAGCCAACGCTCTAAGGCACGGTTAGCAAAGTTGATCGATCTGTATGATGCTGGGAAGCTAAGCATTCATATTCGTGAGGCGTTCCCTATGGAGAGAGCAGCAGATGCGCACACCGTGGTAGAGAAAGGACATGGGCGCGGGAAAGTGGTTCTGGTCATGATGTAG
- a CDS encoding SDR family NAD(P)-dependent oxidoreductase, with product MRRDHFIITGTSRGIGEQLAKILLEQNHMVHGIARGDSTLTEYQNYTHIHYDLSDPMGISTLMDSVFNQIDLHHADMICLVNNAAMAEPLKPIEQCTLHEINRSLQISLIAPMLLTSCFIQLSENVRIRRKIINISSGSGTYPSPDMSVYCTAKAGLNMFSQCVGLEQVRSDNNPVEIIAVDPGMVDTEMQMLAREKRDGEFEMAKYFRHAYQTGQLLTTEALCKHLLQIIEKPFESGKLVKYTEV from the coding sequence ATGCGTCGGGATCATTTCATCATTACGGGGACATCAAGAGGGATTGGCGAACAGCTAGCCAAAATACTGTTAGAGCAGAATCACATGGTTCACGGCATAGCTAGAGGTGACTCTACTCTAACCGAATACCAGAATTATACCCATATCCATTATGATCTGAGCGATCCTATGGGCATATCTACCTTGATGGATTCGGTATTCAACCAGATCGATCTCCATCATGCGGATATGATCTGCCTTGTGAATAATGCAGCGATGGCAGAGCCGCTGAAACCGATTGAACAATGCACGCTGCATGAGATTAACCGAAGTCTGCAGATCAGTCTCATCGCCCCGATGCTGCTTACTTCATGTTTTATCCAGCTATCGGAGAATGTGCGAATTCGGCGGAAAATTATCAATATTTCTTCCGGCTCAGGAACGTATCCATCACCGGATATGAGCGTGTACTGCACAGCGAAGGCGGGGTTGAACATGTTCTCGCAATGTGTCGGCTTAGAGCAGGTTCGCAGTGACAACAACCCAGTCGAAATTATTGCCGTAGACCCCGGCATGGTCGATACCGAGATGCAGATGCTCGCAAGAGAGAAGAGAGATGGCGAGTTCGAGATGGCCAAATATTTCAGACATGCGTATCAAACCGGTCAATTACTCACGACAGAAGCGCTGTGCAAGCATTTATTACAGATCATTGAGAAACCATTCGAATCTGGTAAGCTGGTTAAATATACAGAGGTCTAA
- a CDS encoding phosphoesterase — MQRVFFTSDHHFGHRGIIDFESRPFQGVEDMDPYMIERWNAVVGQEDKVFHLGDFSFWNREQTKHIVSQLNGYKHLILGNHDRGRSREWWLDVGFHEVSEHPIIYQQFFFLTHEPMYMNKHMPFVNVHGHIHSQKYEGKSYFNVSVEHWDYKPVSFEQIRDAVVVSEEQ; from the coding sequence ATGCAGCGAGTTTTCTTTACCTCAGATCATCATTTTGGTCATCGCGGGATCATTGATTTCGAATCCAGACCTTTTCAGGGTGTAGAGGACATGGATCCTTATATGATTGAACGGTGGAATGCGGTGGTTGGTCAAGAGGATAAAGTCTTTCACCTAGGGGACTTCTCCTTCTGGAATCGCGAGCAGACTAAGCATATTGTCAGTCAGTTGAATGGATATAAACATCTGATTCTTGGGAATCATGATCGCGGCCGTTCGCGCGAGTGGTGGCTTGATGTGGGTTTTCATGAAGTAAGTGAGCATCCGATCATTTATCAGCAATTTTTCTTTCTGACGCATGAGCCGATGTATATGAACAAACATATGCCCTTCGTGAATGTGCACGGCCATATTCATAGTCAGAAGTACGAAGGAAAGAGCTACTTTAATGTAAGTGTTGAGCACTGGGACTATAAGCCGGTCTCGTTCGAACAGATTCGGGATGCGGTTGTCGTGAGTGAAGAACAATAA